In Saccharicrinis fermentans DSM 9555 = JCM 21142, a genomic segment contains:
- a CDS encoding carboxypeptidase-like regulatory domain-containing protein — protein sequence MKIKLYIILCLELISSLIIVSAQTFEGKITDAQSHKSIPFVNISLKGTYNGTVSDANGNYKLKIPQGKDYTICFSYIGYQSKEIKQSLLKNNPNVALQPSLIPISEVVVMPDSTLRSFLRKAYDLIPKNYPDLPTSYQVFCRGGIQNGNEEYIRFNEVLLRAYKPSYHNKSDGTVEVLKTRKYRESEQSDDFRYFYYGGVHSIHNDDIIKNRSIFLEPHKDYNYKLVGQEHYNDRKVYVIAFKPKQGKKLRYKGKFYIDVKSLGYLKVELKPTDKWIEERYNDILGLHRDIKGKDFDFVVNYNILDSIFYYQSSYYKEKLVHKDSIYYLIDENVVTSMQKDSVQKIPFEQQTPISYVPTLEATEYAQSNWKDYATMPNAIEIDTIMAKELFNKPTPKPSKKEILIKILSRLDGAFGVTYFDYSMPASQINLSYKHHNFNKQLDVSSTVLNFETWMIYKLSPYHGIGYKTNASLSKSYHSKAGALYYNLRLPIKTVGKNVYGNISLGYSWRNFGQSLGTSNSDAEFKFGGKKFTADKVRAFTGLKQHGYETGFNLMVQLRTMLYLNVGANYFWANKTQETIYIKEAKGIFRTEANEALNQSDINYQIDGVDSTISGVINNNWGLSLGISICF from the coding sequence ATGAAAATCAAACTTTACATAATTCTATGCTTGGAGTTAATTTCTTCATTAATTATTGTTTCTGCTCAAACATTTGAAGGAAAAATTACCGATGCCCAAAGCCATAAATCCATTCCCTTTGTGAATATTAGCCTAAAAGGAACTTATAACGGAACGGTATCTGATGCCAATGGAAATTACAAACTAAAAATTCCTCAAGGAAAGGATTATACCATTTGCTTTAGTTATATTGGGTATCAATCAAAAGAAATAAAGCAAAGTCTACTGAAAAACAATCCTAATGTTGCATTGCAGCCTTCTTTAATCCCCATTAGCGAAGTTGTCGTAATGCCCGATAGTACCCTGCGAAGTTTTTTACGCAAAGCTTATGATTTGATTCCTAAGAATTACCCTGACCTTCCCACCTCCTATCAAGTTTTTTGCCGTGGAGGCATTCAAAATGGTAATGAGGAGTATATTAGATTTAATGAAGTTTTGCTTCGGGCCTATAAGCCATCCTACCACAATAAATCAGATGGTACTGTTGAGGTTCTGAAAACCCGAAAGTATAGAGAATCTGAGCAAAGTGATGACTTTAGATATTTCTATTATGGAGGTGTTCATAGTATTCATAATGACGATATTATTAAAAATCGTAGTATTTTTTTAGAACCTCATAAAGATTATAATTATAAATTAGTAGGGCAAGAGCATTATAATGATAGGAAAGTATATGTAATAGCTTTTAAACCTAAGCAGGGTAAAAAATTACGTTATAAAGGCAAGTTTTATATTGATGTGAAAAGTTTAGGATATTTAAAGGTAGAATTAAAGCCTACAGATAAATGGATAGAAGAAAGATATAATGATATATTAGGTTTGCACCGCGACATTAAAGGCAAAGATTTTGATTTTGTGGTAAATTACAACATACTTGATTCTATTTTCTATTATCAATCATCCTATTATAAAGAAAAGCTTGTTCATAAGGATAGTATTTATTATTTAATAGATGAAAATGTAGTTACTTCAATGCAAAAGGATTCAGTGCAAAAAATTCCTTTCGAACAACAAACCCCTATTAGCTACGTACCCACACTCGAAGCTACTGAATATGCACAAAGCAACTGGAAAGATTATGCTACCATGCCCAATGCTATTGAGATTGATACTATTATGGCAAAAGAATTATTCAATAAACCTACACCTAAGCCTAGTAAAAAGGAGATACTTATAAAAATACTGAGCAGACTTGATGGTGCATTTGGAGTTACCTATTTTGATTATTCTATGCCGGCATCTCAAATTAATTTGAGTTACAAACATCATAATTTTAATAAACAATTGGATGTGTCAAGTACTGTGTTAAATTTTGAGACCTGGATGATATATAAGTTATCACCCTATCATGGGATTGGATATAAAACAAATGCTTCATTAAGTAAATCTTACCATAGTAAAGCCGGAGCTTTATACTATAACCTAAGGCTTCCAATAAAAACAGTAGGCAAAAATGTATACGGAAATATTTCTCTAGGATATTCATGGCGCAATTTCGGACAAAGCCTGGGCACAAGTAATTCAGATGCCGAGTTTAAATTTGGTGGTAAAAAGTTTACTGCGGATAAAGTACGAGCTTTTACCGGCTTAAAACAGCACGGTTATGAAACTGGATTTAACCTGATGGTTCAACTAAGAACAATGTTGTATTTAAATGTGGGAGCCAATTATTTTTGGGCCAACAAAACCCAGGAGACCATTTATATCAAAGAAGCGAAAGGAATCTTCAGAACCGAGGCAAACGAAGCATTAAACCAAAGCGATATTAACTATCAAATTGACGGTGTAGATTCAACTATTAGTGGTGTGATAAATAATAATTGGGGGCTAAGCTTAGGAATAAGTATATGTTTTTAG
- a CDS encoding TonB-dependent receptor plug domain-containing protein: MYQIHKHCLLFTFLLICVSPLAQTIKVVDADIHMPVSNVMVFDETETMTAGTNDDGIVDISLFKRDAHLWFKHPAYELYVLSSKKQLPKYITLCPKIFTLDEFVVSASRTQENKKNIPYFLKSVQPRTIQFKNTPTAADILSSSGYVAVQKSQSGGGSPILRGFEANRVLLVMDGIRMNNAIYRSGHLQNSITIDPYVLENTEILFGPSSVMYGSDALGGVVRYFSKDPILSNNDLTELSVESSIQSMSASNSTKANIHINAGFKHWASLSSFTYSDFGDIKMGKNKSSNVPDNWGKVFHYAQRINGIDSMITNKDPYTQPYTGYQQYDLLQKFKFATSRNHAVIFNFQYSTSSNINRFDALNDYKNNTLKYAQYYYGPQERLLTSAQSKYNKETQWFSSINTIVAYQKIKESRYSRKFNNTNRLSQEEHLEAYSLNLDLVKKLNASSKINYGAEILFNDMSSHGKYTHIETGEHSTASSRYPNGGSFFQSYAIYLNYHKNLHEKVNINTGIRFGYFKYNSTFKADKLFTPIVSNLIMDNKAPSASMGMVYLPRDSWKLSAVIASGYRVPNVDDYGKIRAKNDEISMPNPFLKPEYAFNAELSAEKSFYNENFIVNLTLYNTWLHDAIVREYYNYQGSDSIEYDGDMYRMYINSNQQKAIIKGLSAGMQAQPFHNISVSATLNYTHGQVSSTGEPMGHITPIFGKVTVHYRHKNFKTEFYMHYQGEKKYKDMSPYGEDNEDEGTPGGFPAWQTFNLATQYQLHNAVTIQASVENILDRHYKTFASGISSPGRSLILSLTGRF; the protein is encoded by the coding sequence ATGTATCAAATACATAAACACTGTTTACTCTTTACTTTCCTACTAATTTGTGTTTCTCCGCTGGCGCAAACCATTAAAGTTGTTGATGCTGACATACATATGCCTGTATCAAACGTAATGGTTTTTGACGAGACAGAGACCATGACTGCCGGAACCAACGACGACGGAATAGTGGACATATCTCTTTTTAAACGGGACGCCCATCTCTGGTTTAAACACCCTGCTTATGAACTTTATGTGCTAAGCTCCAAGAAACAACTTCCTAAATATATCACCCTATGCCCCAAAATATTTACCCTGGATGAGTTCGTGGTTTCTGCTTCCCGTACACAAGAAAACAAAAAAAATATTCCTTATTTTTTGAAATCGGTACAACCCCGCACTATTCAATTTAAAAATACACCTACCGCAGCCGATATTCTAAGCAGCAGCGGTTATGTGGCCGTACAAAAAAGCCAGAGTGGTGGTGGCAGCCCCATTTTAAGAGGCTTTGAGGCCAATCGTGTATTACTGGTAATGGATGGCATCCGTATGAACAATGCCATTTACAGAAGCGGACACCTACAAAATAGTATTACCATCGATCCATATGTATTAGAAAACACAGAAATTCTTTTCGGCCCATCATCTGTCATGTACGGAAGCGATGCACTGGGCGGCGTCGTCAGATATTTCAGTAAGGATCCGATTTTGTCAAACAATGATTTAACAGAGCTGTCTGTTGAAAGCTCCATTCAAAGCATGAGTGCCTCCAACTCCACCAAAGCCAACATTCATATAAATGCCGGATTCAAACATTGGGCTTCTCTTTCCAGCTTTACATACAGTGACTTTGGAGATATAAAAATGGGCAAAAACAAAAGCAGCAATGTGCCGGACAATTGGGGCAAAGTGTTTCATTATGCCCAAAGAATCAATGGAATAGACTCAATGATAACAAATAAAGATCCATATACTCAACCATATACAGGATACCAACAATACGACTTATTACAGAAATTTAAATTCGCCACCTCACGTAACCACGCTGTTATTTTTAACTTCCAATACTCCACCTCTTCCAATATAAACCGTTTTGATGCGCTCAACGACTATAAAAACAACACCCTCAAATACGCACAATATTATTACGGCCCACAAGAAAGACTACTCACATCAGCCCAGAGCAAGTACAACAAAGAAACCCAATGGTTTTCGTCAATAAACACCATTGTGGCTTATCAAAAAATAAAGGAATCCAGGTATAGTAGAAAATTCAACAATACCAACAGGCTTTCACAAGAAGAACATCTTGAGGCATACAGCCTAAACTTAGATCTGGTAAAAAAACTGAATGCTTCTTCAAAAATAAACTATGGAGCCGAAATTCTATTTAATGATATGTCTTCTCACGGAAAGTACACCCACATAGAAACGGGGGAGCACAGTACAGCAAGCAGTAGATATCCCAATGGAGGTAGCTTCTTTCAATCATATGCCATATATTTAAACTACCATAAAAACCTCCACGAAAAAGTCAACATCAATACAGGCATCCGATTTGGGTATTTCAAATACAACTCTACGTTTAAGGCCGATAAATTATTTACACCCATTGTTAGCAATCTAATAATGGATAATAAGGCTCCTTCGGCCAGTATGGGCATGGTTTACCTACCCAGAGATTCCTGGAAACTTTCTGCTGTTATAGCATCCGGCTATCGCGTTCCCAATGTGGATGATTACGGTAAGATTAGGGCCAAAAATGATGAAATAAGTATGCCCAACCCATTCCTAAAACCGGAATACGCCTTTAATGCAGAACTTTCTGCCGAAAAAAGCTTTTACAACGAAAACTTCATTGTAAACCTCACCTTATACAACACCTGGTTACACGATGCCATCGTTCGCGAATACTACAATTATCAAGGAAGTGACTCTATCGAATATGATGGGGATATGTACCGTATGTATATCAACAGCAATCAACAGAAAGCCATCATAAAAGGTTTATCGGCAGGAATGCAAGCCCAACCCTTTCATAACATATCTGTAAGCGCTACCCTCAATTACACCCATGGTCAAGTGAGTTCTACTGGTGAACCCATGGGACATATCACACCAATCTTTGGGAAGGTGACTGTCCATTACAGACATAAAAATTTCAAGACTGAATTTTACATGCACTACCAGGGCGAGAAAAAATACAAAGACATGTCGCCCTACGGAGAAGATAACGAAGATGAAGGAACGCCCGGTGGCTTTCCGGCTTGGCAAACCTTTAATCTGGCAACGCAATATCAACTACATAATGCTGTCACAATACAAGCTTCAGTAGAGAATATACTGGATAGACACTACAAAACTTTTGCTTCCGGAATCAGTTCTCCCGGTAGAAGCTTAATTCTATCATTAACAGGAAGATTCTAA
- the dxs gene encoding 1-deoxy-D-xylulose-5-phosphate synthase, producing MKKGNSKLEQINTPDDLKKFSEKDLEQICAELRDFIIDAVSCNPGHFGASLGVVELTVALHYVYNTPYDKIIWDVGHQAYGHKILTARKNNFHTNRKYKGLSGFPNITESEYDAFGVGHSSTSISAALGMSIAAKANNEDDKHVVAVIGDGSMTAGLAFEGLNNLSSSKSNMLIILNDNNMAIDPNTGGLSDYLVDISTSQTYNKIRKEVIRGLEKLKITGPDSRHKIVAINNSIKSLLTKQTNIFEGLNIRYFGPVDGHDINHLVKVLQDLKNIPGPKVLHCKTKKGKGFKLAEENQTAWHATGAKFDKNTGEKLDHTSNKPKPPKYQEVFGHTIVELAEKNKKIMGITPAMPSGCSLNIMMEKMPDRAFDVGIAEQHAVTFSAGLAIEGMVPYCNIYSSFMQRAYDQVIHDVAIQNLNVVFCLDRGGLVGADGATHHGVYDLAFFRPVPNLIVSSPRNEEELRNLMYTAQLPNMGPFAIRYPRGTGTTTQWKTPFKKIEVGKGEKLKDGDDLAFITIGPLANKALQACHKLDDEGISTGLYDLRFAKPIDEKLLHEVFKKYKKIITVEDGTIIGGIGSAVIEFMVENGYSAQVKKLGVPDRFVDHGTQTELQHECGFDKQGMIETAKSMFQQP from the coding sequence ATGAAAAAAGGGAACAGCAAGCTTGAGCAGATTAACACCCCTGACGACTTAAAGAAATTTAGCGAAAAGGATCTTGAACAGATATGTGCCGAGCTACGGGATTTTATTATCGATGCTGTATCTTGCAACCCGGGTCACTTTGGCGCAAGTCTGGGTGTCGTTGAACTGACCGTTGCTCTTCATTACGTTTACAATACACCTTATGATAAAATCATATGGGATGTGGGTCATCAGGCATATGGACACAAAATATTGACTGCCCGTAAAAATAATTTTCACACCAACAGAAAGTATAAAGGTTTAAGCGGATTTCCGAATATTACCGAAAGTGAATACGATGCTTTTGGTGTAGGACACTCTTCTACCTCCATATCTGCAGCCCTGGGAATGTCCATCGCTGCCAAAGCAAATAACGAGGACGACAAGCATGTTGTAGCGGTTATTGGAGATGGCAGTATGACCGCTGGCCTGGCCTTTGAAGGACTTAACAACCTAAGCAGCTCAAAATCTAACATGTTGATCATATTAAATGACAACAACATGGCCATCGACCCCAACACCGGAGGACTGAGCGATTACCTGGTAGACATATCAACCTCGCAGACATATAATAAAATAAGAAAAGAAGTAATAAGAGGGCTGGAGAAGCTTAAGATTACCGGCCCCGATTCACGGCATAAAATTGTTGCCATCAATAATAGCATCAAATCACTGCTCACCAAGCAGACCAATATATTCGAAGGCCTAAATATTAGGTATTTCGGCCCTGTTGATGGACATGACATTAACCACTTGGTGAAAGTACTTCAAGACCTAAAGAACATCCCAGGACCTAAGGTCTTGCATTGCAAAACAAAAAAAGGCAAGGGCTTTAAGTTAGCCGAAGAAAACCAAACAGCCTGGCATGCAACAGGAGCCAAGTTCGACAAAAACACAGGTGAAAAACTGGATCACACTTCCAACAAACCCAAGCCGCCTAAATACCAGGAAGTATTTGGGCATACCATTGTGGAATTAGCCGAAAAAAACAAAAAAATAATGGGCATCACTCCTGCCATGCCCTCTGGTTGTTCCTTAAATATCATGATGGAGAAGATGCCAGATAGGGCTTTTGATGTAGGTATTGCAGAGCAACACGCAGTAACATTCTCTGCCGGCCTGGCCATAGAAGGCATGGTGCCCTACTGCAATATCTACTCCTCATTTATGCAAAGAGCCTACGATCAGGTAATACATGACGTGGCGATACAAAATCTAAATGTTGTTTTTTGCCTGGACAGAGGAGGCCTCGTAGGAGCTGACGGAGCCACCCATCATGGGGTATACGACCTGGCCTTTTTCCGCCCGGTACCTAACCTAATTGTTTCTTCACCTCGTAACGAAGAGGAACTGCGTAACCTGATGTACACGGCACAATTACCCAACATGGGACCCTTTGCCATTCGTTATCCCAGAGGTACAGGCACCACCACACAATGGAAAACCCCCTTTAAGAAGATTGAGGTGGGCAAGGGTGAAAAACTAAAAGATGGTGACGACCTGGCTTTTATCACCATAGGACCATTGGCCAACAAGGCATTACAAGCATGTCACAAGCTAGATGACGAAGGCATATCTACTGGTTTATACGACCTGAGGTTTGCCAAACCCATTGACGAGAAGCTCCTACACGAGGTATTTAAAAAATACAAAAAAATAATTACAGTAGAAGATGGAACGATTATTGGAGGAATAGGTAGTGCTGTTATTGAGTTCATGGTGGAAAACGGCTATTCGGCACAGGTAAAAAAACTAGGTGTTCCCGATAGATTTGTTGACCATGGTACCCAAACAGAATTACAGCATGAATGCGGTTTTGATAAACAAGGAATGATAGAAACCGCTAAAAGCATGTTTCAACAACCGTAA